From a region of the Daphnia magna isolate NIES linkage group LG1, ASM2063170v1.1, whole genome shotgun sequence genome:
- the LOC116922999 gene encoding proton channel OtopLc codes for MIPANVHHFFSIIFAILEEKREVPSFISREDPAAFVQQKTQSSRLAAQAASEFQTEMTSRVRWEGVDEVGQSKNGVLCASPSEIDGVVKHPRKRTSIEFICTAVRNLSHHSTSSHPKPIEVKPQTKKTCICDANADEVNPEKHPVTPESQDSGIMVESSAPTAEEVAKMEQESLLKTVKGKQLQDGPLKHPRNEITLAQPLPLINDRTSLPAFSGLNTLTHQRNNPEKMVKLWKQQGKQATVDILSALYGIMLVVMGVAFPTSQVISSKIPSHYYEGFYAYLYFVAIGFFGYIYILLKTQFNFSLTWKKRWFQMVQRIKAKKCAKMEAGNDDVFQSDGLTMEDIMTTRLRVTLGKELDPRRSANHGSFYLRMGAVVFGVGSMIYSGLEFAQYFEMSSNPLCDDIMMAVQPASRMLFTFFQMYFVFLNAKIQIIKNSNIIVARFGMMHVIATNLCVWLNVIIQETKHEILHFKQYGDDHEMDQHLVLVHGEEPVQIAAEEQSPYASAVIGHWVNKTVGAILLDGQNEIHQHRLVKRTLSDECHRSDLMGTLTQNASPFLFPCAIEYSLICAAIMYEIWKHTGEVDHHHWSARSRSDSPAGARTPRTPGGNFYPYSQRRSPHHYSVDCTNANNGLFFGIFVLVLSILSMILFFVLIHRDDYKSTAITIVHLTELILYIMTLIAVLIGIIQVSQLQFDASHPLDLDNILLIVALTGVISYNVFTIVGTQFSDHPDRMLVLINALTAVVQAVAQTVFVLGSSKRHLYTRRQEQRKPGREVVTFLMVTNFAMWAIITLEKSRFDAHPVQSQFFGQWPWTIITNISSPLAIFYRYHSTVCLCEIWKRCYKVSERHNHLPLQQQASV; via the exons ATGATTCCTGCCAATGTCCACCACTTCTTCTCTATTATCTTTGcaattttggaagaaaaaagagaag TTCCATCTTTCATCTCGAGGGAGGACCCAGCTGCTTTTGTTCAACAAAAAACCCAGTCAAGCCGTTTAGCAGCACAAGCTGCTTCGGAATTTCAAACAGAGATGACTTCTCGAGTCCG CTGGGAAGGAGTGGATGAAGTTGGCCAATCGAAGAATGGTGTGTTATGCGCATCCCCATCCGAGATAGATGGAGTTGTCAAGCATCCAAGGAAAAGAACGTCCATCGAATTCATTTGCACAGCCGTCAGAAATTTGTCCCATCACTCAACATCGTCCCATCCAAAACCGATTGAGGTCAAACCCCAGACAAAGAAAACCTGCATCTGCGATGCGAACGCGGATGAGGTGAATCCGGAGAAACATCCAGTCACGCCCGAATCACAAGACAG TGGAATCATGGTGGAAAGCAGCGCACCTACGGCTGAAGAAGTGGCGAAAATGGAACAAGAATCACTTCTAAAGACCGTCAAAGGTAAACAGCTCCAAGACGGGCCACTGAAACACCCTCGGAACGAAATTACCTTGGCCCAGCCGTTACCATTGATCAACGATCGAACGTCTTTGCCGGCATTTAGCGGACTAAATACACTGACGCACCAACGGAATAATCCGGAGAAGATGGTCAAACTGTGGAAACAACAAGGCAA GCAAGCTACTGTGGACATACTGAGCGCGCTTTACGGTATCATGTTGGTCGTAATGGGGGTGGCTTTTCCTACTTCCCAAGTCATTTCAAGCAAAATCCCGTCACACTATTACgag GGTTTCTACGCTTACCTCTATTTTGTTGCCATTGGTTTCTTTGGCTACATCTACATCCTCTTAAAAACTCAGTTCAACTTTTCGTTGACGTGGAAAAAAC GTTGGTTTCAAATGGTACAGCGTATCAAAGCCAAGAAATGTGCGAAAATGGAGGCTGGCAATGACGATGTCTTCCAAAGCGATGGTTTGACCATGGAGGACATTATGACTACCAGATTACGGGTGACTCTTGGCAAAGAACTCGATCCCAGACGAAGCGCTAATCACGGATCGTTCTACCTTCGAATGGGAGCTGTCG TATTTGGTGTAGGATCGATGATCTACTCGGGTTTGGAATTTGCCCAGTATTTTGAAATGTCATCCAATCCGCTATGCGACGACATCATGATGGCAGTCCAACCTGCCTCTCGAATGctctttacattttttcaaatgtattttgttttcctcaaCGCAAAG ATCCAGATCATCAAGAACAGTAACATTATTGTAGCTCGATTCGGAATGATGCACGTCATAGCGACAAATCTCTGTGTCTGGCTTAACGTCATCATCCAGGAGACCAAGCACGAGATCCTCCACTTCAAGCAGTATGGTGATGACCATGAAATGGACCAGCATCTCGTGCTCGTACATGGCGAAGAGCCCGTTCAAATAGCAG CGGAAGAACAGAGCCCTTACGCTTCGGCCGTGATCGGGCATTGGGTGAACAAGACTGTCGGTGCCATTTTGCTGGACGGACAAAATGAAATCCATCAGCATCGGTTGGTCAAGCGAACGCTATCGGATGAATGCCACCGTTCAGACTTGATG GGCACATTAACGCAAAATGCTAGTCCCTTTCTGTTCCCTTGTGCCATCGAGTATTCTCTCATCTGCGCTGCAATTATGTACGAAATATGGAAGCATACGGGAGAAGTGGACCATCATCACTGGTCGGCCCGTTCGAGGTCTGACTCTCCTGCAGGTGCTCGAACTCCACGGACACCCGGTGGAAACTTTTATCCTTATTCTCAACGTCGTTCACCTCACCACTATTCCGTCGATTGCACAAATGCCAACAATGGCCTCTTCTTCGGAATATTTGTCCTGGTTTTGAGTATTTTATCCATGATCCTTTTCTTTGTTCTGATCCATCGAGACGACTATAAAAGCACAGCCATCACCATCGTCCACCTGACCGAGCTTATTCTTTACATCATGACGTTAATTGCCGTCCTGATTGGAATTATACAG GTGAGCCAGTTGCAATTCGACGCTTCTCATCCGCTCGACCTGGACAATATTCTACTTATTGTCGCTCTAACTGGCGTCATCTCCTACAACGTTTTTACCATAGTTGGGACACAGTTTAGCGACCATCCGGATAGGATGTTAGTGCTCATCAATGCACTGACGGCCGTCGTGCAGGCCGTTGCTCAAACTGTCTTTGTGCTGGGCTCGTCCAAGCGACACCTGTACACTAGACGTCAGGAACAGCGCAAACCTGGCCGTGAGGTTGTGACTTTCTTAATGGTCACCAACTTTGCAatg TGGGCCATCATCACGTTGGAAAAGAGTCGATTCGATGCCCATCCGGTCCAATCTCAGTTTTTTGGTCAATGGCCATGGACTATCATCACCAACATCAGCTCGCCACTTGCCATCTTTTACCGCTATCATTCGACCGTTTGCCTCTGCGAAATATGGAAGCGGTGCTACAAAGTCTCTGAGAGACACAACCATTTACCGTTGCAGCAGCAAGCGAGCGTGTAG